In Cydia amplana chromosome 5, ilCydAmpl1.1, whole genome shotgun sequence, the genomic window ACGCTGCGCCGCCACATTGCTGTCACAATTGTCACAAAACATATCGGTGCCAATTTTTATttagttgtaaaaaaaaaatgcctgcAAATGAAAACTTCCCTAAATTAAATCCCTTTCTTTAGGTTGCTAATAATACAGTATGTAATAAGTAAgaaaaagacagtatgattctctgtgtCTACttatatgtttgaaatgagacaatccTGGGCCAAACTATAAGTACGTCCTACATGTcaatttctactgacaaagttggctTGCCAGAGTGTATTAGTACGGATGGGTTAACAATAAGGAAGAgccaattaggtaggtatatattactcTTACAGCatgttttattatacttacatcGACAATCTGACAAATCCAAAATCACCAGCTCCGTGCAGCACCGCGTGATCGCCTCTATGTCCTCGTCAAACATCTGGTACGCCAGCCTGAGGTCCTTCAACCGCGTCAGCCGACTCAGTTGCTGACCGCACTCCCCCCTCATTCTCTCATCATCATCCAGATCTAACTTCTCCAATTTCGGCATCTTATCCAACCCAACCTGAATCTCCTCAAGAAATTCACCAGAAATATTCCACAGTTTTAACTCTGTCAGCTCGCTAAGGCGTTCAAAGGCAGGAAGCATGTGTTTGGCCTCAAAACCGCTACACATTTGAATCTCAAGGGACTTTAAATTTGACAGGTTCATATTTTTCAAGCAACTACCAGTCACAGTGTCGGAACAATAGAATTTTAGTCCTTCTAAGGCTTTGTCTGCTACAAATTGGTTCACACATTTGTCTGTTAACTGGAAAAAGTATTATTGCATTAAAATCCTGTGGTATGGTATGTCAGCAATGtatcagcatcaaaagtaaatTAGTCAGAATaacgtccacccaacgagccaacggacacgaggcactcctttcgtctgaaagcggccaccattctGTTAACCCACCTGGCttttggcccacctgccatCATTTAGCCTGGCAACATTACCACCGCATTTTTAgcatttaaccggttaaacccgggttagtgaatggtgcaagtggtcctaagtcaggggggtgtcactccgcagtttaggtacatttggccggcgcgcccatcggacaggcgtatggcagtgggctgccgctcggcgcgcacgatagtcgtgtcacatggcgctcgcgcaaaaatgacttcgaaacttacttccgcgagaatcagacatgctatcttcggataaaaaatgtatgtttacataatcaacgtttgtaattcctacatatttatcttaaaaacaataaatcagtgggtataggtataaaaacttgtcaagtgataaccccgtgccgacactcacagctcggtcataaaactgcggcgagcaaaggagattcacggttcgtgcgcggttataagtttcaattttgcttgcaggcggcgatataggtgtaattttatacctaaacctgacttttgtgaaggagtgaattttctgtacggtagtactattagttattctgtgcctaaGTGTGTCAGTATGTACTTTAGTACTTACGCCACAGGAATCTAGAGTGAGCCATTTCAGGCACTTGAAGTTATCACGTAGATTGTGTCGGCGCAGTAGTTTAGGTGTTCGGTTCTGCACCCCCTGAAGCTGgatacacaataaaataaaaacatactatAGCTATTTACACGTCTTTTACTAcaacattttaatataataatttcattatcaggaatgctaaaaatatataaattacctTCAGGACTTCTATGTtagggcaatttttttttataactgcTAGATTCTTCAAACCAACGCAATAAGTGGCCACAACTGTGGAGCCTAGTTTCTTGGTCCAAATCTCAAATGAGTCGTATGAAAACCGCTTCACCCTACAGACGTTAGTTTTCTTCTCACTGTCATATTCCTCAATTGAAATACGGACTCCTGCTTCTGGTAAAAGTAACATTGGGTTTTAATAATCTATTAATTTCACAGATTTAGAATAATGCTTGTATTAGGCGGATCCACACAGAGCTTTCTGAAGAATTTTTGACCAAGCTGAAATGGAGACCTTCACTAATGTCACTAACACTTGgtcaataaataaacattaaaggacattattacacaacgAAGCCCCACagcccacggtaagctcaatacaaaatacaaatatttattgataacaCCAATGTTAGGTACATGTCAAAAGAATTAGGTATACATTTGTCGGAGCGAGactccagaaggacgtattgcagttacagttcatagttttattttagacgtctgtataaagtcgattagcaatgtttggctacctATTACTTGGTTGTAACGGaaaaataaagttgcgtagaaagtaacgccatctattggcgtattgttgaactaagatgacaggtagaaggctttggaacatCAAGTAGTTCAACTTGGGTGAAGGTAGTTATGAGGTGTGGCATTTTTGTTGTTATGATGGTAGACCTGTCGAGGCTAGACTTAAGGCGGGAGCAGTGAGGTTCCGGGGGCAGTATTGATttgaccgcgctagagatcggacgttagccaacctcgtgcctaattcgccacgttcctgaaggcttatacctgaaggattattctgaaagcttatagattctcacgttctttaaccattTCGCTGAGTGTTTATTtcaaagtgttattttgatttcttatgtgtcattagaagcttacttttgtaaaatagagAGAagatgtgttgttttgaaaagatgtgtcccgccgagtttgttgccggtcccatattgggatacccttctCCAATTGAgaaggatttaaatcttctcgggtcagaggtgtagggttgaagCCGGCCTagcttgacttaaataaagtttTGAACGATTTTATGTGATCCTTTTATTTGAGCTCAATCGAAATACTTTCCAAtactgtgaagtaatacatcgaggtaccacgCCCAGTGCCAGCGCTCGCCGCTTTTCGACACATTGTATAACTATAACTTATCTTGTTACATATcaccgctatacttactcaacctcgtatctgcaacactaaTTTGATGGCAAAGCACCcatattccgaatgaaagaaaagcgacatttccatcaaatgattgttgcagatatgaggttgagtaagtacaGCGACGATATAAGGCAATAAGGCTTATGTTGTAGGTACTTGGGTAAAACCTACCTTACAACATGTCAATAAATCATGGTAAGGCATCTCTGTTACTCCATTCCCTTACAGTAAATCTAAATGATTTATGGAGCACGCTCTGAGAATACAGAATTTAAGGGCATTCAACTACTCCTTGCCTTTCAAGTACGTCTGCACTACCGCCTGCCAACGGCGGCTGGTGCGCTCTGTCCTTATGAGGTCTTTCGCAGGCACATATCGCAGCACGGCGCGCCAGCAGTCCTCATTCAGGTAATCAAGTATCGTTCGTTCATCTTCTTCGGCTTCTAGCATCTGAAAATCCAaatcaaatatgtacctatatttaaattgtacaaGCGTTTTACAATTTAGCTTTAGAGGTCAGGTACATAACTTAACTGCAATATAAAGATCAAGAATACCTACTTTAATCACTtccaaagattattttttaagaTAGGACTTGCCTCACAACTTCTTCAAGCACGAATTCAAGttcaaaagaaaaacaaaaatgttccACGAAAGTCACGATCTCACGATAGGTACGTCAAaagttatgttttattttttacaacaaGTGTGGCCAGAGTCTAGCTTTATTTATAACGTTAACAAACGGTCGAACCGAACTATACACGGACTTAGAGtatggctaatgaaagttgagcctgagataacgcgggaatttcaataaaaaccgcacctggcaataaaattactatgaaattaaatgacagcttgaaactgacagcttatttgataggaaaaaagttgccatataaaaagttttaaataaatctcaggctcaactttcattagccagactctagtagTCAGACTATGTTCGTAgtcccctccacactcgcgttcgcagcTTCGCCCGCGTTTCTCGCACATATAGCAAAGAGTAACAAACGGTCGAACCGAACTTGACACGGATAGACTTTGATTTTGCGTAGGATGCAGCTATGTTTTAGAGAAAGAAAGTTATACTGTTTACGTAAGTTTGCTTTCCACACGACCGAAAATAATCTACAACATGTCGACGACAAAATGGTTCGATCGTGTGTTGGTATTGTAAAAGCTACGTAGTCTGTGGTAAAAATTCAGATTTGACGTTGACGTTTTTTGGAcgataaatactatttttattttcgtgAATCGTTTACgtaaaaacaacaataattGTTTTTTAGGCCCGTCGTGGGCTTTCAAAGTTCAACTAAATCCTCAGTGCAGTGAATGCCCATAATGGCAGAAACTTGTGATTGGCAGTTAAGATGTACGGAGCTGAAGCACCGAGGTTCTCACCTTTTACAATCCGGCCAGTGGTCTGATTGCTCGTTCCTGGTGGGCTCGGAGCCGCACCAGGTCGTGGTGCCGGGCCACAAGCTCATTCTGGCCATGGCGTCGCCGGTGTTCGAGGCCATGTTCTACGGAGGAATGGCCGAGAGAAACGAGCCTATTCCAATTTTGGATGTTCAACCAGAAGCTTTCAAAGCGTTGCTAGAGTGAGTACAGCTTTAATTCTAATTATAATTCACCTGTATCACGCATTCCCAAGTTTTATCAATTCACCAGACAGGCAGACACCCATTTTTCTTTTTCATCAGACTATAATTATATGGATACTTCTAAAGGGCCTGCCGTAAAAAATGAAATTACGTTATCTGCCTCGCTATCGCTCATGCTTATTCAAGAAAGCAGCATCTCACAAACTTGAATCTCTATAATTCACAAATGTTTCCATTTAATTTGCAGATATATCTATACAGACAACATAAATATCAGCTCTTTTGACAAAGCCTGTGAGCTGTGCTACGGAGCCAAGAAGTACATGCTGCCACACCTGGTGAAAGAGTGCACGCGGTATCTCTGGTCAGACTTGTACCCGAAGAATGCATGCCGCGCTTACGAGTTTGCCAGATTGTTTGAGGAGAGTGTGCTTATGGACAAATGTATACAGGTTTGTTATAATTATGTTGTTATTTTGCTCAGTATAAATTACAATACAGCCTTcattatttaaattacattttattggtatgttattaattatgtttccTATCAACAACTTCAACTTGTTCGACATAGACAGTAGACATAGAGCTCCAAACTCTTCAATTTACTATGGTCTTTAGATCATCTGAActactacattttatttttgcggtctttttattattaaaatgttttgtaTACTTACCTGTTATTAGCAATATTGAGTCCTACAGCTAACAACTAGTAAGGGGTTGTGCataaatcacgcgaggtgtttccggctatttttgacccccccttggtgatatttggtgaggtttttggccccctccccctcccctatcgtacctcgcgtgatttgtgcacaagccGTAAGAACAGTGAAACTTTaatctaaatatgtattttacaccAATTTCAGATAATAAGTACGAACACAAAAGAAGTGCTCACAGACAGCAGTTTCGAAGAAGTTGAACTCAGCACAGTGATAACTGTGTTCTCGCTGGAGCACCTGAACGTGGACAACGAGCTGGACCTGTTCGAGGCGGCGGCGCGGTACGCGCGTGCGCAGGCGCGCCGCCAGCCCTCCCCGGGGCCTGCGAGCCCTAAGCCCGCCACCAGTGAGGAGAAGGTATCTCTCtctctttcgttttattgttTATCCCCGGTGCATTTTGATCTACTGCTTAAGAGCCTAGGGTCCGCAAATTATAACGTGCTATAGTTAAACGAAAACGTATACCTGAAAACCTTGGAACCGACTACCAAGACATATTTCACGAACGTAAGTTAGGCtgcttacagacgagcgacagtacgcgacacactgtcggcgacggtcgctgacgaccgcctgcgacggctatcggggacggtcggtgactgtcggcgacggtcggtgactgtcggcgacggtcggtgatagctgtcgcggcgtcgctcttgtgtcacagcacgcagtcttcgatgtgtagttcaagaaagagcacgtattttctttttcaaaatgagtaatgacgattttgatgctgatgcattattgtttaaagaaaatacgtgctatctcttgaactacacatcgacaactgcgtgctgtgacacaagagcgacgccgcgacagctatcaccgaccgtcgccgatagccgtcgcaggcggtcgtcagcgaccgtcgccgacagtgtgtcgcgtactgtcgctcgtctgtaagcaGCCTAACTGTCATCTTGGTTTACAAACAGAAGTCGTTTTGAAAATGGAACAGCTCGGAAACGGTCAATAATTTGCTTTTTCTCTCTCATTTTAACGTTTGCGATCGTATCATCTGCTCCTGGTTACGAGCTTGTCGTAATTTTGAGATAGTAAAACTTAAAAATCCGTGTACCCCTGAAAAACGACCGCCACGGGGTTTTATACGAGAGAGTTCACGGTTCAAGCTTAGATTTAAAAATTGatatgtaaggtcaatgtggcaaTTCCGTCACAGGGATTATatcgtctactagcgttttactcgcacaacgaacaaaatttttCAATCAAAAACTCTCTCAAATAGGGTACATGTCAATGTGGACCTCTCTaatagttgtattttttttatattttgctatattgtCGCAGGTGGTGGTAGTGGAGAGCAGCGCGGAAAGCAGCCCACTCTCGGGGTCTGGCGAGGGGTGCGCCGCGAGCTCGGGCTGCGCGGGCTCCGCTGAAGGCCCGCCGCGGCCCGGCGCGGAGCCCGACGCGGCGCACCCCGCCCGCCCCGGCGCCGGCGAGGGCGCCAAGACTGAGCCCGAGCCCGGCACCAGTGACGCCTGCACTAGGACAGGTCAGTTTACctatgtacgctgacatcagtgtgtttgacgttgcttgtcatgctttaaacataacaaaatttgcagtacattgcgtcttggaataaactttaaagtgtaataaaaatcaaaatatgaattatgttcaaaagttgctgaacaaatgttggtcagtttggggagtacagcctacagtttaatttattgctcctgctacaggaagcaccctgtataataatgtaaataatgcgGCTGTGACAATGTATGatcaatacaaataaagaaTATGAATAAACCAACCGTGGATACGTTGGTCCCGCAGACAAGCCGAGCATCCGTCACGCCATCGAGAAGATCCGGTTCCTCACGCTCACGCCCCAGCAGTTCGCCGAGGGTCCCGCGCGATCCTCACTCCTCACAGAATCCGAGGCCTTCGCGGTCCTCATGAACATCCTCTCCAGCAGCTCTGACGTTCCACTGCCAGATGGCTTCAGTTCCTGCCGCGTGCCGAGGAAACAGCTCATCGGCAGCGGGCCATCCAATAATGTAATGAGACCTCGCTTTGTCGTACACCCGCATGGGGTCAAGCGGCCTCCGAGGTGCTACTGAAACTTACCGCATGGCTTGTTGCTGCTATTATGACAAgctttttcatttcataatTTAACAAAGGCACTGGTATATCACCCACCGTTTTACACTACACAGTATTTAATATCATAACATTTTCCTGTCCGAAGAGAATTAGGAAGACATTcttcttataatatttaaaactttcgcgttttgaacgcATATTAACAATAACATATTAATATGACATTCTTCTTAATTCTCTTTGACAAAACTTAACAAATTATCCAATTTCTCACCGTACCGATACATTTAAACCTTTAAGAAAAGAGAGCGGCACCATGGACGACGGtcattgcttaccatcaggcgactCGTCTACTTTATTGCCTTCTACATCATCAAAAATGCCTTTATAGGAGCTCTGGTTTTTCACAAAATGATCATATCTCGGAAACTCGCTACCTTTATTAAGATTTGTATTTCTCTTACACAAACTCTCCAAATCAGAGACCTTCGCAGTCCTCACGGACATCCTATTCAGCAGGTCGGGCGTTCTACTACCAGATCTACCAGCTGTGTTCCGCTTCTGCCTTATGACAAGCAAGCTTATAGGCACTGGAGCTTCGAACAATGTACTGATGGTCATAATCCCCCATGGTCGGAAGCCTCCGAGATGTTACTGACCTTGCATgaatatcaaaatatttcatacaCTTAACTGTTAAGCAATTTCTGCTAAGATCTCCCAAAAAAATCTTATCACAGGACCTAGCAACCGCCATACATGCATGGTCagatttttatcgcctgtcaccatgccACGTTCTaaaaagtatgtaagtgcgaaagtgacaggcgataaaaatcctACCATGCTACCTCCGCTGCACGCTGTACATACaatataagcgcaatttcatcgtatattctaaaaaaaaatcatcctCTGAGTTGCCTGTTCCAGCGTGACTGAAGTTGGCATGagcatttatgtacctataactataacatacatatatatgtcggTATCAATTTTCGTTGGTGGTGGCTCTGTTCTTGTGTTGTGACTCCACCAAGATGCTTACTTAAAGTAACTTACTAACTGCATGAtacataaataagataaattatCCTAATTATTGGGGCCATTGTATGAAAAGCTTCGGGGTCCTACCTTCATCAAATTCATCATTCACCAAACGTTTTCCAAAGACTGATATTTCAGACATTTAATTTGTACACCACACaacattttcatattattttacaatacatTTACAGATGTTTTGTTGTTTCGTTTTTCAATTACAAATGCTAGTTCTTCATGATGTGAGATGTATCTTACATTTCTTACAATACCTTTTACAAGTCACTCGCGCGCTTTATAATTTTCACAACTGTATGATTAAGTATTTATCATAAATGTGAAGAatggtatttttgtattatttttgattgttattttttattgccTTACTGTTTTTTTATTCTCTTTAAAGTAAAATATACGATTGTTTTATACATAGTTTCTAATTTGCTTTAATACTCACGTGTCACTTAACAAAGAGTTACAATTGTATAGGTTTAAGTTTACACACCTAATATAATCCGGGATTGTATAAAACGACTCAAGAAGGTATATAAGCACTACGttgttataaaataacaatgtatgTACTCGTAGCCGCAGTGAAAATTGGTTAAGTAATGTAACAAATGTCTATACATATATTAACTGATAAATTCAAGGTCTGTAACATAGGACTTAGGAGAATATTAAAACAAGATTTTTACAATCTActcaacttatttttttaattgacaAATTTTTTAAAAGCAATATTACACAGTCCTCTGTAAACAAATGGTTCTTTTTATAAAGTGCCGGgttatacatataggtagataggtacctCAATTGTTGCGTATAAACACGACTTAAAATAACAGCaccttaaccttttgaccgccaaagacgtcaattgACGCGCGCGGCGGTAACCCAATATTAACCTTCTTGCATTGCGATGATGACACAgagtaaataatagtactaggtacagaagattcactctaacaaaacgcgtctattacgacagatatgaccgctagatggcgcaagcgcgagcaggcgtccgttccgtagcggtgcacggcaactactatggctagacaccaaaattggtgtcggTCGCATGCACCTggagcgacgcgacgaaatcgcggagtgagcgaCGCCTGACACAGGATAACTTTACTCATCTATGTTTAGCCTTTAAAGGTCTGTGTACACAAGAAGCGCGTTGTAATACAGAGACCATTaggagagacggcacaccgcttgacGTGTGCGTGCATGGCTCCAGCATTTGCACATGCATGTACAGCCGacaccgtgtcaaacacaaaagctgtcacgctgacgccacgtcaccgaagtgtcaaaactgaaattgaactttatgcatatacacgtaggtctatgttgttctgtgatatgtgactgattaatcggtctttggcgttagtagtagtagtagtaagtaatcactttattgtacacaacacaggtttacataatattgacagaaataaaggtacaaaggcgaaggcGTTGAACCTagggtgcggatatatcggtcattggcgtccaaaaggttaaacataATATGTTGCGTATGTCCAGATGCCGACGTTCACGGTGGACACGCCCTCGCCCGTGATGGTGGAGCACCCGGAGCGCCCGCTGGCCGCGCTGCCCTACCCAAGGCCCCGGCACGATGGTACGAATCTTTCTTATCACTATACACGCCACCGAATATTTACTAACTATTCGATATTCGGTTAAAACCGAATAACTATTACATAaacttataaagaaaaaaaacacaGTTAAAGTACcgcacacacacaaacacttATACACTAGTGTGAGCCGTAGACTATAACAACAAGGACTGCCTGATTCCGCCATTTTCAAAAATTTCCGAAAACTGAATCGATAAATAAATctttacatcttataaaacaaagtcccccgccgcgtctgtctgtatgtatgtcggcgataaacttaaaaacgagcgaacggattttcatgcggttttcacctgtcAATAGAGTGACTcttaaggaaggtttaggtgtataatttgttaagggtcGCTGattctatatgtatgtataaaatttcACTAAAATCGGTTGGGAAATGCGAGCTGTAGAAGAGCGAAAGCGGTTTTGTCCAAACTGAAATGGAAACCTATTTTTATCAGTCCCAGGTGTCCGACTGTCCTCTTCCATCCACACGCTCTCGGCGCTCGGGCCCGAGCACCTAGAGCGACACAGCAACGACTTCAACAAGATCTACTGCCAACGGCCCATCATACAGCACACCGACTGTCTCAACACCAGCGTTCTAGACTGCTCGGTCACCTTCATGGTGGACAAGAACATCTGTCTACTCGGAGTTCAGGTGAGTCTTCTATATTGTCTTATAGCCAATACCCCACCTGGAGCGACACGGCAACGACTTCAACAAGATCTACTGCCAGCGGCCCATCATACAGCACACCGACTGTCTGAACACCAGCGTTCTAGACTGCTCGGTCACCTTCATGGTGGACAAGAACATCTGTCTACTCGGGGTTCAGGTGAGTCTTCTATATTGTCTTATAGCCAATACCCCACCTGGAGCGACACAGCAACGACTTCAACAAGATCTACTGCCAGCGGCCCATCATACAGCACACCGACTGTCTGAACACCAGCGTTCTAGACTGCTCGGTCACCTTCATGGTGGACAAGAACATCTGTCTACTCGGAGTTCAGGTGAGTCTTCTATATTGTCTTATAGCCAATACCCCACCTGGAGCGACACAGCAACGACTTCTACAAGATCTACTGCCAGCGGCCCATCATACAGCACACCGACTGTCTGAACACTAGCGTTCTAGACTGGTCTGTCACCTTCATGGTGGATAAGGACATCTGTCTACTCGGAGTTCAGGTGAGAATATtgcttatagttggtcaaaccaatttgtcagttagtaagaaccaggaaaactatactcatccttttcttttgggtgctagtactagtgcaaagatagtatgattctctctgtctatgtttgaaatgagacagtcctttgacaaactatgtaTATATTCCTCTAGTCTAGTAACACACTAGTCTTTAAAAAGATCCAAGGACCACAGACGCAAATTGATTGTTTAACACCGGCGTTGACAAACGAAACTCAGCGTTTTTTGGTAAAGTAATAAgaaaaagacagtatgattctgtcTGCCTATGCTCCACTGATGAGTGACTCTTTCCTATAGGTATTTCTCCGTGGTTTTATCATTTTGTAAAAAATCAGAAACAAACGAAGGGTATGAATGGATATTTCTGGATCAGCTTGATTGGTTAACAATGATCCTTTATACATTTCCTCATGCTGTCCTTAAAACTGTTTACGTATTAGCCACGTGTACATAAATTAAAGAccacacattcattgccacccagccaaacaaaacatccgcgccaggccacaaacatgtcgtcatataaaggtgtagtaccacgatcccgactatccatctggcctgggaacgaaatcataaaatacccgatagtcgggtttttggTACTGCAAAATGTGTTAACACAGTATTTATTACAATTACCATTTCAGGTTCCGACGCAAGCGCCAAGCGAAGAGAGCGCCGTATCCGCGCTCGGCGGGACCGGCTACTCGGAACTTCTATACGCCCATCTATTAGACGCGGACGGCGCGAGGCTCACGTACACACACTACACTAACCGTGTGCCTTACAGACATCTACTGGACATCATGTTTAACAGACCGGTCTATATACAGCGGAACAAGGTAAGGCTACTCACTTCTGTACGCTCATCTGTTAGACGCGGACGCCGCGAGGCTCACGTACACACACTACACTAATCGTGTGCCTTACCGACATCTACTGGACATCATGTTTAACAGACCGGTCTATATACAGCGGAACAAGGTAAGGCTACTCACTTCTGTACGCTCATCTGTTAGACGCGGACGCCGCGAGGCTCACGTACACACACTACACTAATCGTGTGCCTTACCGACATCTACTGGACATCATGTTTAACAGACCGATCTATATACAGCGGAACAAGGTAAGGCTACTCACTTCTGTACGCTCATCTGTTAGACGCGGACGCCGCGAGGCTCACGTACACACACTACACTAATCGTGTGCCTTACCGACATCTACTGGACATCATGTTTAATAGACCGGTCTATATACAGCGGAACAAGGTAAGGCTACTCACTTCAGTACGCTCATCTGTTAGACGCGGACGGTGCGAGGCTCACGTACAC contains:
- the LOC134648280 gene encoding uncharacterized protein LOC134648280, producing MVKEQAGVRISIEEYDSEKKTNVCRVKRFSYDSFEIWTKKLGSTVVATYCVGLKNLAVIKKNCPNIEVLKLQGVQNRTPKLLRRHNLRDNFKCLKWLTLDSCGLTDKCVNQFVADKALEGLKFYCSDTVTGSCLKNMNLSNLKSLEIQMCSGFEAKHMLPAFERLSELTELKLWNISGEFLEEIQVGLDKMPKLEKLDLDDDERMRGECGQQLSRLTRLKDLRLAYQMFDEDIEAITRCCTELVILDLSDCRSMWRRSVRSIWKNAGARLTSLTLGQFVDAKDADVVALIRGCPNLTELTVTGSRQLTPRLPARAAAARRAAAPGRVLQLDLSFTNLSSSLCVEDTDADGPYPEVLRKKYKGLDITFF
- the LOC134648282 gene encoding uncharacterized protein LOC134648282: MPIMAETCDWQLRCTELKHRGSHLLQSGQWSDCSFLVGSEPHQVVVPGHKLILAMASPVFEAMFYGGMAERNEPIPILDVQPEAFKALLEYIYTDNINISSFDKACELCYGAKKYMLPHLVKECTRYLWSDLYPKNACRAYEFARLFEESVLMDKCIQIISTNTKEVLTDSSFEEVELSTVITVFSLEHLNVDNELDLFEAAARYARAQARRQPSPGPASPKPATSEEKVVVVESSAESSPLSGSGEGCAASSGCAGSAEGPPRPGAEPDAAHPARPGAGEGAKTEPEPGTSDACTRTDKPSIRHAIEKIRFLTLTPQQFAEGPARSSLLTESEAFAVLMNILSSSSDVPLPDGFSSCRVPRKQLIGSGPSNNMPTFTVDTPSPVMVEHPERPLAALPYPRPRHDVPGVRLSSSIHTLSALGPEHLERHSNDFNKIYCQRPIIQHTDCLNTSVLDCSVTFMVDKNICLLGVQVPTQAPSEESAVSALGGTGYSELLYAHLLDADGARLTYTHYTNRVPYRHLLDIMFNRPVYIQRNKVYKVGIVFNKVGWYPMGSCAQQVAAESVFFNFGIGQSSDSVRDGLIRSIIFTY